The segment ATATGCAAAACTTGGCACTCCCATGTACTGTGGTTTCACTCCAAAATGCTCACCTAATATTTTTACAATTTCTTTTCTCTCCAAACTAATTACCTCCTGTGCTTTTTGGTTATTACATATATCACTCTAAAGCACAGATATAGCAAGTTATTTATCAACTAAAAAAAGCCCTTGCAGGCTTTTTATTTTTCTAGTGCTGTGTATCTTGGGTATGTATATCCTTCTGAATCTACCAAGATGCTTTTATTTGTTTTTGTATTTTTAACTCTTATGCATCTTAATTCTCCTTTTGAATTGCATCCCCCATCTTCTTTTGTTATCCAAGGCTGGTCTTTGCAAAAGTCCTTTGCAAATTCTTTGAATTCCTCATCATTTAATTTAACTTCTTTTGTAACTTCGTAAGGTTCTCCTTTCATTCCATCCTTTTTAGCTTCTTTTGTAAGATATTTAAGTTCCTTTAAGTTTAAAATCTTTCTTCCAAATAATGCTCTCATTTTGTTTTCCTCCATGTGTTTTTTTGTTATACTATATATCACTCTAAAACACAGTAATAGCAAGGGTTTTATTGAATTTTTATTACATTCTTAAATAGCAATTTTTACCTTTGATAAATATATACTACACTTTTTATAAACATAATTCTTGATTTGTTGAGAAGCTTCTGGTACATCATTTAGTACTGCAAACTTTCCAAATAATAATTTTGCTCCAACATCTCTTGCTTGGATTGCTTCAATAATTGTTTTATAGTATCCAAGATGTATATCCTTGCCATAAAATTTTATTCTTGCAACATATTTACTACGAGGTTTATAAAACCTTACACCAGTAAATCCTGATGTATTATTACTTTGCAAAGCTTGATTACATTGATTTTGTTGATGAGTACATATTCTTAAATTTCTTCTACAGTTATTCATTCTATCTCTATCAATATGATCTACTTCAACACCCTTTTCTGCACCCATTATATATCGATGTAAATATGTTCCTTTATAATTTATACATGATTTATTAGATTTTCCTTGTCCTGTTGAATACCATCTATATGCTATAACCTTTTGAAAATCTTCAGTATCAAATTTGAATTCATCCCCGTTTGATAAAGTTCCAATAGCTGTTTTCCCATTATTTAGAAATCTATATTGGTTATAAAAATAATTTTCTGCTCTATTTTCATCATTCATATAATCACATCCTCTTTATGCTATGCCATTTTTGATTTAAACATAAGAAAAGAACATATACCCAACACATAATTAGATAATGCTCTTATTCTAGAAAAAGCCTATTTTGCTGTCACTTCATTATATTTTATTTTTTCACCATATCTTATTAGGAAAACTTCATCATCACCGGCAGTTTCTATATATCTTTTAACAATAACATCGCAGTATTTTTCATCAAGTTCTACTGCATAACATATTCTATCTGTTTGCTCACAAGCAATTAAGGTAGAGCCACTTCCACCAAAAGGTTCAAGCACAATACAATTTGTCATGCTACTGTTTTGTATCGGATATGCAATAAGTGGTACTGGTTTTGTGGTAGGATGTAGTGGACTTTTTGTTGGTCTATCAAAATTCCAAATACTCGTTTGCTTGCGATCTCCATACCACTTATGTTTCCCATCTTTTTTCCAGCCAAATAATATAGGTTCATGTTGCCATTGGTATGGACTTCTTCCTAGGACTAAACTCTGTTTAACCCAAATACATACACCCGAAAGATAAAAACCTGCTTCTTTAAAAGCTTTTCTAAAATTGTAACCCTCTGTATCAGCATGAAAGACATATATCGAAGCATCTTTAGCCATTACATTTGCTATTTCTTTAAATGCTGATAATAAAAATTTATAAAAATCTTTATCACTTAAGTTGTCATTTTTTATACTTCCCGCTTTAGATGAATAATTTACAGAATACGGTGGGTCTGTAACTACTAAATTAGCTTTTTTCCCTTTCATTAACTTTTCATAAGTTTCCGCTTTTGTACTATCCCCACAAAGTAATCTATGTTTTCCAAGAATCCAAATATCTCCTTGTTTTGAAACTGGCTCTTTAATATCTTCCAAAGCTTTATCCGCATCAAAATCATCATCCTGTACATCTTTATCGTGAACCTTTGAAAATAAATCTTCAATTTCTGCAGCATCAAACCCAGTTAATGAAACATCAAACATTGATTTATCTAAATCATCCAAAAGCTCTGTTAACTTTGGAATATCCCAATCACCACTAACTTTATTTAAAGCAACATTTAAAGCTTTTTCCTCAGCTTCATTCATATCTACTACTACACACTCTATTTCCGTTATTCCTTGTTCCTTTAAAATTTTTAATCTTTGATGTCCTCCTACAACATTGCCCGTTCTTTTATTCCAAATCACAGGTTCTACATATCCAAAAGTATTAATTGATTTCTTTAATTTTTCATATTCAGCATCCCCTGGTTTTAAATCTTTGCGTGGATTATATTTAGCTGGGTTTAACTTACTAACATCAATTTTTTGTATATCCAACATTTTCACCATCCTTTATAAAATCAATAAAAATACATCCTAAAGAGCTTATGATTTTAAACAGCTTTTTTAAGGTGTAACACTTCCTAAACCTTTGTAAATTCAAGGTTCTTTATATTCAAAATTGGTCTTATACCCCCCTATGGAATATTGCGATTTTTATTACGAAGGTAGCCGCCCGTTCTTATGCCTCAGGGTCCAGAGGAATGTGCTCCCCCTCCCATAGTATTTTTAATAAGTATATACTTTATTTTTATTACCAAACCTTCCATCTTCCTTAGCAGTTTTTCTATCATGACATGACTTACATAAAGCTTGCCAGTTGCTCTCATCCCAGAACAATCTTTCATCACCTTTATGAGGAACAATATGATCAACAACAGTTGCGGGTTTAATAACTCCATGTTCTTTACAAGCTTCACAAAGTGGATGCTCTTTTAAAAATTGTTTTCTAAATTTTCTCCACCTGCTGTTGTATAGTTTCTTAAAAGGTCTGTTGTTTTTATTATAATTACTATCAATTTCTTTTTGATGTTTACTACAATATCTGTTCTCTGTAAGTTCTGGACATCCGGAGTACCTACAAGGTTTAAGTGGTTTTCTTGGCATTAACTTTCACCTCTTTTTTACCTAAGCACTGCCTGTGTTATTTTAATTAGCTGCTCTTTGTCTAGTGCTTCTAAATATTTTTGCCTTTCTTTATAAGAACATTCCTCAAGGAGTTTTCTATTTTTACCTTGCATTATAAAAACACCTGTCAGTTTTAGATTATCTTCCCTTGATTCTAAATAATGTCGTCTCCAAATGTTGTAATAATTAATTGCATTACTCTTTTCTATTCCTTTCGTCATAAGTTTTTTAACAGCAGTAGCTCTATCAAACATTTCAAATCCATCACAAAGTTTATATATTTTTTCTAGCTTTATCATTTTCTTTAACCCTCTTGCCTTTTCTTATACATCTCGGAAACATACAAAATATATGATTTTTATCTATTTTATCACTCCAAACACATCCTGTACATTTATTCATAATTCCTCCAACAATAACAAAAGGCTCAGAACATAAGTCTGAACCTTAATTTTTTGTATTAAAAAAGCCCCAAGATTTTTATCTCTCAAGGCTGTTCTTGTCTTTTTATATCTTTCTACAGTTTACATTATAGCATGGTTTTTACGGTACTTTCAATGGACAGCTCCGGTGTTTTTTCTTACTGTTGCCTGACTTACTTGCTTATTTATTTATTGTAATTATATGATTTCCATTTTGTTCTAATATTTCTTTTTTTAGGGTATTAAATAAAAGCTTATTATCAATTAATTTTTCAATAGTCATTCTTCCACTAATTAATTCATATACTAAAGGATAAAAAGCCAAAAGCATTTCATGACATTCTATATCAATGTCTTTTCCCCTTATAAAATTCACTCCTATTTTAACATCTAATCCATCTGCATATATTTTATTAGCTATTGTATAAAAGTCATTATTTAAATCAAAATATACTAAAGGTACTTCATATTTTCTCGTTTCAATTTCTGATCTATATAAATACTGTAATCCATTTTGGCTTACTTTTAATTGTATTCCTGCTGAAATAGCTGAATTATTGCTATTAGTAATCTGACACAATTCTTCAGCTGGATTTTCCTTATTTAACCAAATAATGTCTCTATGCTGATCTGTAAAATTATATTTTTGAGGGTACTTATTTTTAGTAGTCAATAATCCTGTACCCACCGCAAAAAAATTATCTAGTGATTTATGAAGTCTTTTCCCCTGTCTTGCGTACAACCCCCAACGCCTATTTTGATTACAATCTTCATTACATCTTTTTACAACAACAGCCTCAGCAATTTTACCTAGTAATCTCATCACTGAAATATTGGGATCTTGAGTAATAAACCAATTTAACTTTAATGTTTTATCTTCATTAATTCTTATTAATCCTAAATCATTTAATAAAATGTTAATTAGGCTATCATTATAAACCTGCCTAACTAATTCTATGTTTCTTTTTCCTTGATTCCATGTTGACATTGGTTGTATATTATCTGTATTAATCGAACCATCTTCATTCATAGTTGTAACTACTATTTGTGGTTTCAATTTTGACTCAAACTCCATATTTTACACCTCTAATCTGATATGTTATAAAGGATACATTTGTTTTTGTAAATTTGAATTTTTATCATTAAAATAACGTTTTATCCCACATATATCAAATATATTTTATTTCTTTTAACCATCTAAAAATTTAGCTCATTTTTCCATTAACTTATTTTAAACATTTACTGTAGCTATCTAATTTAGGTAACATTCACACCACAAATTTAGATATTTTAAATTAATTTTTTAACTCATATAGTGCCTAATGGCATTATACCACTATTTTAATTTGAATCCATAATAAAAGACCAGCGATTAACTCACTAGTCTTCCCAAATCAAACATTTCTGTTATTTCATCAATACCTTTATTTTTATATTTATTTAAAGTTTTTTCACTGATAGAGCATTTAGTGCAAGCTTCATTCCATGAACATTTTTCTATAAATATTTCTTTTATAACTGATTTCACCTGAAGTTCTAATCTATCTATACAGTAATTTAACCTTTTAACTTCAAACTCTGTAGCCTTTATCATTTTATGAATTTCTTCTCTGCTTTCTTTATTCATTCTCTTTACAACCTCATTATAAATTAAAGCTATTTTACAGGTTTTATCTGAAACATTACTTGTTGTAACTCTCTCATCATTTGATGAAGAAAAACTAAGAAATTCTATAACTTCATCTGATGCTATATCTTTAAAAGCTTCATACTCAAACTTTAACTGTTCTATATCCTTTAATATCTCATTATAATTTTTCAAAAGATACTCCACATATTCTCTAGTTTCCACTTTATCATCCCCTAATCATTAATTTTATTAAGTCTTGCCTTCACTGCCTGCAAAAGTGCATCTTGTCCTACTTCTTTACTTTGTAGTGCTTTCATTACATCTTCATCCATAGTTCCCTTTGCTACTAAGTGATGCACTATAACATTTTGTTTTTGCCCTTGTCTGTATAACCTTGCATTGGCTTGCTGGTATAATTCCAAGCTCCATGTAAGTCCAAACCAAACTATTATGTTGCCTCCAACTTGAAGATTAAGTCCATGTCCTGCTGAAGCTGGATGCACTAACATTATAGCGATTTTTCCTTTGTTCCATGCTTTAATATCCTTTGATGTTTTTAATTCTTTTACTTTAAAATGCTTTTGAAGTCTATCTCTATCGTGTTTGTATGAATAAAATATAAGTACTGGTTTTCCGCTTGCAGCTTCAATAACATCCTCTAGAGCCTTAAGCTTTTCATCATGGATTTCTTGAATATCACCATTCTCATCATAAACAGCCCCATTTGCAATTTGAAGTAATTTGTTTGTAAGAACAGCAGCATTATTTGCAATTATATCTGAATCTTTAAGTGGAAGAAGTAAGTCTTTTTCTAACTGCTTGTACTTATCCATTGCTGTTTTTGATAATTTAACTTTTATTATATTATCTATTTTTTCTGGCATCTTTAAATAATCTTCTGCTTTCATGCTTACACATATGTCTTTTAAATTCTCATAAATATGTTCTTTTGCTCCTTCTTTAGGTTTATAACTAAATATCACATTTTGATTTCTTTTATCAGAATTAAAATATCTTTCTCTATATACTGTGATTGTTTTTCCAAGTCTTTCTCCTCCATCTAAAAGATATATTTCAGACCATAAATCCATAAGTCCATTTGGTGCTGGCGTTCCTGTAAGTCCTACTATTCTTTTAGGTTTTACTTTTCTTAATGCCTTAAACCTTTGAGATTTTGGAGATTTAAAACTTGAAAACTCATCTATAACTACCATATCAAAAGGCCAGTCCCTGCCATAATACTTTACAAGCCACACCACATTTTCTCTGTTTATAACATAAATATCTGCAGTAGTGTTTAATGCTGCAACACGTTCTTTTTCTGTTCCAAGAACCTTTGATATTTTTAAGTATTTTAGGTGATCCCATTTTTCAGTTTCACTGCTCCATGTATCCTCTGCTACTCTAAGTGGAGCTATAACTAAAACTTTTATAATATCAAAATAATCATGCATAAGTTCCTGAATTGCTGTGAGTGTTACTACTGTTTTTCCAAGTCCCATATCCATCAGTAGCCCTGATTTTTCTTTATCTAAAATCCACTGTGTAGCATATTCTTGATAACTATGAGGTTTGTAAATCATCCCATCATCTCCTGAATAAATTCCTTAACTGCTTTAAAACTATCTATGCAATAAACTTTAAAACCTAAAGCTTCAAGTTGATTTTTTCTTTTAATTTGCAGTGGTCTCATCTTTTTACCCGGTGCTTTAAGTTCTACAAAAACTGCCTTTCCACTTCTCATTAAAACTATTCTATCTGGCACACCTGCGAAACCTTGCGATACAAACTTTAGTGCCATACCTCCATGTTTTTCAACTTCAAGTTTTAATTTATTTTCAATTTTACTCTCTAACATATCATGCCTTCTTTCAAAAGTATCCATAGTATCCTTAATAGCTCGTTTTCCTTACGCGGGTGGTATATAGCGTTATAGGTATATAGGTATTTCTATATTTTATATACCTCTATATAATAATAAGGATATATAGGATACTAATAGGGCTAAGCCCTTATGTTTACTTATTTTGAGTGGTATCCTTAACCATATCTATGATATGTTTTTATGGATATCAAGGATACTTTCATTTCTATAAATTTAATAATTATAGAAAATTAATATTTTAAAGGATACATGGATACTCTATCAAAAATTCTATTAACAGCTACTTACGGATACCTTATTTTCTTTAAGGATACGGTTAAATTTCTCTAATAAATGCTCTTTGAAGCCCATAGTTTTTACCGAATTTTAATTTTCCTGTTCCCTTAGAATAGGGTTGCCACCCTTCAATTTTTCTTAAAATGTCATTAATTTCTCTTGCTTGAACAGGTGTCATTTGTTTTGGATCTGCCTGAAAAAGCTCTACCCAAATTTCCATTGCACACACTTTATCTCTTTGAACAGTACCTTCTTTGATTTCTCCAAAATCACTACCATGGATAAACATCCTTCGTGCTCCAATATCAAGGTCGCCCCAATTTTCAGGTAGCAACCTATCAAGGTATTCTCTAATTAATCCTTCTTTTGAACTTCCTTCTGTATGTTGTTCTTGTACCTTAACAGCTTCTTTTTCTAAATCTTGTGTAAGGAATAAAGTTTCTCCATCCTTCCAAAGTTTTAAAGCTTCCGCCCACACTTGATCTATTTCATCTTGGCTCATGTCTTTCCATAGATTTTTATTTGGTTCATTTACACCTACAACTACGGGCCAATAACGTCTATTTCCTGTCTTATCTCTTAAGAAATCATTATCATTGGTAGTTCCAAAGAATACACATTGCCTTGGAAATTTTGTTACTCTCTTACCATAAGCTACTCTATAGATATCTTCTCTTTTGGATATAAAATGTTTTACAGCTTCTGCTTCTGCCTTTTTAGTAGCTGATAACTCTGCCATTTCAATAAGCCACGCATCCTGCAATTGTTCATAGGCTTCTTTTCCTTGAACAGTATTTAAAGAATCTGAATACCAGTTTTGACCGAGCAGACTTATAATATGACTTTTTCCTATGCCTTGCCTTCCAACTAAAACAAGCATATAATCGAACTTTATTCCTGGTATAAATATACGAGCAACAGCCGCAACTATAGCTTTTCTTGTTACTGTTCTTGTATAAAGGTTATCTTCTGCACCAAGGTAATCAATAAATAATGTATCGACTCTAGGAACTCCATCCCAAGTAATATCCTCAAGGTATTCTCTTATTGGATGATACTTATTTTTTTCTTCTACAATTAATAAGGCATCATTAATCTTTGTAGGTGATGTTATTCCATATATCTTTTCAATATAATATCTTAATGCAGCATCGTCACTATCCTTCCAAGGCTCACCTTCTGATATGTTTTTTATCTTATGCCATGGTAAATCTTTTCTTATAATTGTTCTATGTGAAAACTCATTTAGAGCTATTTTTTCTTTTAAATACGGATCATTTTCAAGTATTAAAACAATATTGCCTATTGTTGGTCTATAAAAACCTCTTTTATCAACTTCCAAAAGTTTTAACCATTCAGTATCTATTTCCTCTAAATCTTCTATATCTATAAAATCATCTTTTGCATTATTTAATCTTTCTTCACCAAGAGTAATTTTTACATTTTCATCTTTTCTACTAAAATCCATCATAGCCTGATAGGATAGTAACTTTACAACTGGTGTACCGTCTGCTGCTTCATCATCTAACTCTCCAAACTTATGAAGTCTTACTAAATCAAAAGCATTACACAGTTTTCCTGACACCGGATCTGTTCCATGATGAGAATATGCAAAATCACCATCTTCATATATAACAAGACCACCTGCTGTTGAGCCTTTGGTATAGGTATATCTATTTTCTTCAGCACAAGGTACATAAACATCGTTTAAAAACTTTTCTATGGCATCCATTACAGAATAAGTTCTACAAAAGGCTCCTACTACTCCACTTTTTTCTCTAGGATTTCCCTGTCTGTCTGCTAGTTTTTCTCTCTTTTTTATGCTTCTTGAAGATTCTGGCCAGAAAGAAGTATCCTGCCAATTATCATATCTACTTAAAATATCATCTGCATTTAACCACATTCCATCTATATATTTAAAAATAAATTCTCCATTTTGTGATGTTGATGGCCAGTACATAAGCCTTGATGGTTCATAAGTTGTATCATCAAAATAATCCATTCCTATATCATCAGCAACTCTTCTAGCTATTGCCCCATATTCTTCAGAAGTTACAGCTCTACTTAATGGAATAACTAATCTAAACCTTGGCTTATCCTTACAGTGTTTATGGGTTGTATACATACAGCACCCAAAACCAAATAACATTTCTATAGTATCCCATAAGCCCTCTTGTCCATAATCAACATCTAAAGTAAGAAGACTTCTATTTAATACTGAATCACTTTTTCTTCTACCATTTTTTAAAGTTCCACCAACAAATCCACCAACATCTTTTATATTATCCTGTTCACTTTTTGATAGCTTTTTATATTCTTCATAAGTTTCTGCTGTTCTTGTAGTTTTGCTTACTCTATCTAAGAACTCTGACCACTTGATGTCTTTATTTTTCCACTTTAATTCCTTACGAGTTCTTCCTACTGCAATAGTAACAGTTCCATCATTTTTCAATAGTATCCACCCCCTAAAACTAGTCCTTTTTATAATAATCTGATTCAAATCCATCTGCTTTTAATGGAAGTCCTGGAGCCCAATCAATAGGTTCTCCCATAATTTTATTTACTTCATCTAGTGAACCAACTCCATTAGGTACATCTAAAATAACCTCATCATGTACGTGAAATACTATTTTATATCCTGCTTTATCTAATCTGACCATTGCTTCTGCTAAACAATCTCTTGCTATTGCTTGAACTATATTTTCCGTAAGTTTCCCCCCATAAGTGCTAATTCTACCCCACCTTTTAGTTCCTTGCTCTATTCCTTCATAAGTAATTTTGGGTTTATTAAATCTAACATCTGCTTCAATTCTAGGTCTTACATAAGCTAGACTTCTCCCTGATGGAAGTTTTATAAATAGAACTCCTCCTATGCATGAAAACTCTAATCCATACTGCATTTTTACTATTTTCTTTTCATCAACTGCTTTAATTGCTGCATTTTCAACTTTTCTCCAAAGCCTTACAATGCTCGGATTGGATTCTCTCCAAGCTGCAACAATCTCTGGTAGTTCTTCTTCCTTTAGCCCCATCTTTATAGCTCCCATAGCTTTAAGTGCACCTGCACTTCCTTGATAGCCACAAGCTAAAGTTGCTACTTTTCCTTTTTGCCTTAAAGCATATTCAGAATTTCCTTTTACTATCTTTTCTATTGGAACACCAAACATTTTACTTGCTGTCATTTCATAAATTTTCCCATGATTTTTAAAAGTATCTATAACCCACTTTTCACCTGCAAGCCATGCTATAACCCTAGCTTCAATGGCACTAAAATCTGATACTATAAATCTTGAATTTGTAGATGGGATAAAAGCTGTTCTTATAAGCTGAGATAAAACATCTGGTACACTATCAAATAACATTTCTAGCATTTCAAAATCCCCAGTCTTAAGAAGCTCTCTTGCATACTTTAAATTATCCATACTATTTCTAGGTAAATTTTGTGTTTGAATTAACTTAGAACTCCATCTTCCTGTACGATTTGCTCCATAAAACTTCATAAGTCCTCTAACTCTTTCATCATTACATAATGCTCGTTTCATAGCTTCATATTTCTTAACAGAGGTTTTAGATAAATCCTGTCTAAGTTCCAGTACCCTTTTAACAGTATCCTCCTCTACTTCTTCTAATAATTCTTTTACCTTTTCTTTTGATAGACTTTTAACCCCTATTCCCTTACTTTCAAGCCATGCTTTTAACTGAGATGGGCTATTGGGATTTTGAAGATTTGTTAAGAATACAGCCTCTTTTGTTTTTCTATCTTGATATCCTTTATCAAATTTAATAGCATTATTGGCTAACAATTTATCTATCTTAACTCCACTATCATTTATCTTTTGATCCAAATCCCAAAGTTGCCACTCCTTTTCTGTTACTGGATATCTTTCTAACTTCTTTCTTATTGCTCTTTCAACTTCTACATCTTGTCTACAATAAGTTTTAAATGCATTCCATTTTTCTGTATCATGCTCTGGTAAATTACGAGTTCTTCCACTATTAGTTTTAGTAGATTTACAGGGCATAGAAAAGTATCTTATAAGCGCTTTTCCTTCATTCATTTTCTGCTGCTCTAAATTCATACAAGCAGCAACTTTTTGAAGACTTGTTGGAAGCCCCAATTGTAGTGAATGGACAGCACTACATCTCCACTGCTCCGATGGCATAGGTTTATTTAGATATTTCGCTAGACATGTTCTTTCAAAATTAGCATTAAAAGCTGCTTTTATAACATTAGGATTAGTTAAATCATCTATTATACTTTTAGGCAATTTTTCATCACAAGCTAAATCTATAATTTTAATAGGATCATTATCATAAGCATAAGAAAATAATAATATTTCAAAATCCTCTGCTTCTGTATAAGCATAAACTCCACATTTTGTAATATCCACGCTAGAATAAGTTTCAATATCAATAGCTAACAAAGCATCATCTCCTATAAATTAAGGGAGATTTCTCTCCCCTAAAATTAATCTAAAAAGTCATCTTCTACTGCATCAAAGTCATCTTCTGCTCTGCTATGTCCACCAAGTGGTTCTGAATCCTCTATCTTCTGCAAATTTTGAAGTCCACAGGCTATTCCCTTGTTTCCATTAGCATTGTAAGCATAGAAAACTATACTTGCTCTTCCATAA is part of the Clostridium botulinum genome and harbors:
- a CDS encoding DUF6329 domain-containing protein, producing the protein MRALFGRKILNLKELKYLTKEAKKDGMKGEPYEVTKEVKLNDEEFKEFAKDFCKDQPWITKEDGGCNSKGELRCIRVKNTKTNKSILVDSEGYTYPRYTALEK
- a CDS encoding HNH endonuclease, whose amino-acid sequence is MNDENRAENYFYNQYRFLNNGKTAIGTLSNGDEFKFDTEDFQKVIAYRWYSTGQGKSNKSCINYKGTYLHRYIMGAEKGVEVDHIDRDRMNNCRRNLRICTHQQNQCNQALQSNNTSGFTGVRFYKPRSKYVARIKFYGKDIHLGYYKTIIEAIQARDVGAKLLFGKFAVLNDVPEASQQIKNYVYKKCSIYLSKVKIAI
- a CDS encoding site-specific DNA-methyltransferase; amino-acid sequence: MDIQKIDVSKLNPAKYNPRKDLKPGDAEYEKLKKSINTFGYVEPVIWNKRTGNVVGGHQRLKILKEQGITEIECVVVDMNEAEEKALNVALNKVSGDWDIPKLTELLDDLDKSMFDVSLTGFDAAEIEDLFSKVHDKDVQDDDFDADKALEDIKEPVSKQGDIWILGKHRLLCGDSTKAETYEKLMKGKKANLVVTDPPYSVNYSSKAGSIKNDNLSDKDFYKFLLSAFKEIANVMAKDASIYVFHADTEGYNFRKAFKEAGFYLSGVCIWVKQSLVLGRSPYQWQHEPILFGWKKDGKHKWYGDRKQTSIWNFDRPTKSPLHPTTKPVPLIAYPIQNSSMTNCIVLEPFGGSGSTLIACEQTDRICYAVELDEKYCDVIVKRYIETAGDDEVFLIRYGEKIKYNEVTAK
- a CDS encoding HNH endonuclease signature motif containing protein, with the protein product MPRKPLKPCRYSGCPELTENRYCSKHQKEIDSNYNKNNRPFKKLYNSRWRKFRKQFLKEHPLCEACKEHGVIKPATVVDHIVPHKGDERLFWDESNWQALCKSCHDRKTAKEDGRFGNKNKVYTY
- a CDS encoding SNF2-related protein is translated as MIYKPHSYQEYATQWILDKEKSGLLMDMGLGKTVVTLTAIQELMHDYFDIIKVLVIAPLRVAEDTWSSETEKWDHLKYLKISKVLGTEKERVAALNTTADIYVINRENVVWLVKYYGRDWPFDMVVIDEFSSFKSPKSQRFKALRKVKPKRIVGLTGTPAPNGLMDLWSEIYLLDGGERLGKTITVYRERYFNSDKRNQNVIFSYKPKEGAKEHIYENLKDICVSMKAEDYLKMPEKIDNIIKVKLSKTAMDKYKQLEKDLLLPLKDSDIIANNAAVLTNKLLQIANGAVYDENGDIQEIHDEKLKALEDVIEAASGKPVLIFYSYKHDRDRLQKHFKVKELKTSKDIKAWNKGKIAIMLVHPASAGHGLNLQVGGNIIVWFGLTWSLELYQQANARLYRQGQKQNVIVHHLVAKGTMDEDVMKALQSKEVGQDALLQAVKARLNKIND
- a CDS encoding VRR-NUC domain-containing protein, producing the protein MLESKIENKLKLEVEKHGGMALKFVSQGFAGVPDRIVLMRSGKAVFVELKAPGKKMRPLQIKRKNQLEALGFKVYCIDSFKAVKEFIQEMMG
- a CDS encoding VapE domain-containing protein; the encoded protein is MKNDGTVTIAVGRTRKELKWKNKDIKWSEFLDRVSKTTRTAETYEEYKKLSKSEQDNIKDVGGFVGGTLKNGRRKSDSVLNRSLLTLDVDYGQEGLWDTIEMLFGFGCCMYTTHKHCKDKPRFRLVIPLSRAVTSEEYGAIARRVADDIGMDYFDDTTYEPSRLMYWPSTSQNGEFIFKYIDGMWLNADDILSRYDNWQDTSFWPESSRSIKKREKLADRQGNPREKSGVVGAFCRTYSVMDAIEKFLNDVYVPCAEENRYTYTKGSTAGGLVIYEDGDFAYSHHGTDPVSGKLCNAFDLVRLHKFGELDDEAADGTPVVKLLSYQAMMDFSRKDENVKITLGEERLNNAKDDFIDIEDLEEIDTEWLKLLEVDKRGFYRPTIGNIVLILENDPYLKEKIALNEFSHRTIIRKDLPWHKIKNISEGEPWKDSDDAALRYYIEKIYGITSPTKINDALLIVEEKNKYHPIREYLEDITWDGVPRVDTLFIDYLGAEDNLYTRTVTRKAIVAAVARIFIPGIKFDYMLVLVGRQGIGKSHIISLLGQNWYSDSLNTVQGKEAYEQLQDAWLIEMAELSATKKAEAEAVKHFISKREDIYRVAYGKRVTKFPRQCVFFGTTNDNDFLRDKTGNRRYWPVVVGVNEPNKNLWKDMSQDEIDQVWAEALKLWKDGETLFLTQDLEKEAVKVQEQHTEGSSKEGLIREYLDRLLPENWGDLDIGARRMFIHGSDFGEIKEGTVQRDKVCAMEIWVELFQADPKQMTPVQAREINDILRKIEGWQPYSKGTGKLKFGKNYGLQRAFIREI
- a CDS encoding DNA polymerase is translated as MLAIDIETYSSVDITKCGVYAYTEAEDFEILLFSYAYDNDPIKIIDLACDEKLPKSIIDDLTNPNVIKAAFNANFERTCLAKYLNKPMPSEQWRCSAVHSLQLGLPTSLQKVAACMNLEQQKMNEGKALIRYFSMPCKSTKTNSGRTRNLPEHDTEKWNAFKTYCRQDVEVERAIRKKLERYPVTEKEWQLWDLDQKINDSGVKIDKLLANNAIKFDKGYQDRKTKEAVFLTNLQNPNSPSQLKAWLESKGIGVKSLSKEKVKELLEEVEEDTVKRVLELRQDLSKTSVKKYEAMKRALCNDERVRGLMKFYGANRTGRWSSKLIQTQNLPRNSMDNLKYARELLKTGDFEMLEMLFDSVPDVLSQLIRTAFIPSTNSRFIVSDFSAIEARVIAWLAGEKWVIDTFKNHGKIYEMTASKMFGVPIEKIVKGNSEYALRQKGKVATLACGYQGSAGALKAMGAIKMGLKEEELPEIVAAWRESNPSIVRLWRKVENAAIKAVDEKKIVKMQYGLEFSCIGGVLFIKLPSGRSLAYVRPRIEADVRFNKPKITYEGIEQGTKRWGRISTYGGKLTENIVQAIARDCLAEAMVRLDKAGYKIVFHVHDEVILDVPNGVGSLDEVNKIMGEPIDWAPGLPLKADGFESDYYKKD